In a single window of the Ciconia boyciana chromosome 7, ASM3463844v1, whole genome shotgun sequence genome:
- the HES1 gene encoding transcription factor HES-1 — MPADLMEKSSASPVAATPASVNATPDKPKTAAEHRKSSKPIMEKRRRARINESLGQLKTLILDALKKDSSRHSKLEKADILEMTVKHLRSLQRAQMTAALSTDPTVLGKYRAGFSECMNEVTRFLSTCEGVNTEVRTRLLGHLASCMTQINAMNYPAPPPPPPLPPAAAFGPPLVPPGSGAGPLPGMPCKPGADAAKVYGGFQLLPASDGQFAFLIPGTAFAPGGAVLPLYGGPPTAATAASPPGPPPSTADSVWRPW, encoded by the exons ATGCCGGCCGACCTGATGGAGAAGAGCAGCGCCTCGCCGGTGGCCGCCACCCCCGCCAGCGTCAACGCGACGCCCGACAAGCCCAAGACGGCGGCGGAGCACCGGAAG TCCTCTAAGCCCATCATGGAGaagcggcggcgggcgcgcaTCAACGAGAGCCTGGGGCAGCTGAAGACGCTCATCCTGGACGCGCTGAAGAAGGAT AGCTCGCGGCACTCCAAGCTGGAGAAGGCCGACATCCTGGAGATGACCGTCAAGCACCTGCGGAGCCTCCAGCGAGCCCAGATGACCG CTGCGCTGAGCACAGACCCCACAGTGCTGGGCAAGTACCGCGCCGGCTTCAGCGAGTGCATGAATGAGGTGACACGGTTCCTTTCTACCTGCGAGGGCGTCAACACCGAGGTGCGCACCCGGCTCCTGGGCCACCTGGCCAGCTGCATGACCCAGATCAACGCCATGAACTACCCTGCgccccccccaccacccccgcTGCCACCAGCCGCAGCCTTTGGGCCACCTCTGGTGCCGCCAGGCAGTGGTGCGGGGCCACTCCCGGGCATGCCCTGCAAGCCGGGTGCTGACGCAGCCAAGGTGTATGgtggcttccagctgctgccgGCTTCTGATGGGCAATTCGCCTTCCTCATTCCTGGCACCGCCTTTGCTCCTGGCGGTGCTGTGCTGCCCCTGTACGGCGGCCCACCCACGGCTGCCACTGCTGCCTCGCCGCCTGGCCCGCCACCTAGCACAGCTGACTCGGTCTGGAGACCCTGGTGA